From Mobula hypostoma chromosome 8, sMobHyp1.1, whole genome shotgun sequence, the proteins below share one genomic window:
- the LOC134351047 gene encoding deoxycytidine kinase 2-like: MSLQKCLERLQQRGRAEEKNVQLDYLEKLHSQHENWLVNKSTELHFDHLKTVPVLVLDVNEEFENDKTRQEALLKQVKDFASTLKLGN; encoded by the exons ATGTCCCTGCAGAAATGTTTAGAAAGGCTTCAGCAAAGGGGGAGAGCTGAAGAGAAGAACGTCCAGCTGGATTACCTGGAGAAGCTCCATTCTCAGCATGAGAACTGGCTGGTGAACAAGTCCACTGA ACTCCACTTTGATCATCTGAAGACCGTTCCAGTGTTGGTGTTGGATGTTAATGAGGAGTTTGAGAATGATAAAACACGACAAGAAGCGCTTCTGAAACAG GTAAAGGACTTTGCGAGTACACTAAAGCTGGGAAATTGA